One stretch of Chitinophaga pendula DNA includes these proteins:
- a CDS encoding GNAT family N-acetyltransferase, which translates to MTTKLTIHEHLDDNIPESVHTLFMAAFPPEERRNWDLHLHYFRNGQLKLSLLTAAEAFAGFVFYWPLSEGYFIEYFAVEEQMRGTGIGSQVLNLLEQTFHKIVLETELPLTPIATRRIAFYERAGFEIFPFTYKQPPYIPGGAPIDMYLLQKGWPHTPHTFHQLHREIYQVVYGVAPEA; encoded by the coding sequence ATGACGACCAAGCTGACCATACACGAACACCTGGATGATAACATCCCCGAATCAGTGCATACCCTATTCATGGCAGCCTTCCCGCCGGAAGAACGCCGCAACTGGGACCTGCACCTGCACTACTTCCGTAATGGCCAGCTGAAGCTCAGCCTGCTTACCGCAGCAGAAGCCTTCGCCGGTTTCGTATTCTACTGGCCCCTCAGCGAAGGCTACTTCATCGAATACTTCGCTGTAGAGGAACAAATGCGTGGCACCGGCATCGGCTCACAAGTACTTAACCTGCTCGAACAGACCTTCCATAAAATAGTACTCGAAACAGAACTGCCACTCACGCCCATCGCCACACGACGCATCGCCTTCTACGAAAGAGCAGGTTTCGAAATATTCCCCTTCACCTACAAACAACCGCCTTATATACCAGGTGGAGCCCCCATCGATATGTACCTGCTGCAGAAAGGTTGGCCACATACGCCGCATACCTTCCACCAGCTGCATCGCGAGATCTACCAGGTCGTATATGGTGTCGCTCCCGAAGCATAA
- a CDS encoding DUF6600 domain-containing protein, which produces MKKILLYGSFVLLAASISACASTNPGYYGGYHQPQAQISVNTFYNELDPYGRWMDYGNYGRVWIPNVGGDFRPYYTNGNWVYSDYGWTWNSNYNWGWAPFHYGRWVMDNAYGWMWIPGTEWAPAWVNWRSGADYYGWAPMGPGVNIGVNINIPMNQWAFIPSRYMGDPYMNRYYVPYGSYNNFFGRTTVINNTYVINNRRYYRGPDVREVENITRRRIEPVRVVNNGRPGASLTRDEYRTYRPELNNGPVRSSAGNTRGDGTSQPVDNNRIGPRRSWDRGNVDNSRPMPTAPEGSRPRRILEQPGNGTVSPTPAPNNNNNNGEFRPRRIYEDRPTAPERPTPAPTPSAPVPRRVFEQQPSQPRPQPQAQPQPRMETRPAPAPSSPVPAPAPSRRAGATRG; this is translated from the coding sequence ATGAAAAAGATACTTTTATACGGATCATTTGTGTTACTGGCAGCTTCCATCTCTGCCTGCGCGAGTACCAACCCCGGTTATTACGGGGGTTATCATCAGCCTCAGGCACAAATATCTGTGAACACATTTTACAACGAACTGGATCCTTACGGACGTTGGATGGATTATGGTAATTACGGACGGGTATGGATACCGAACGTAGGCGGTGATTTCCGGCCTTATTATACCAACGGAAACTGGGTGTATAGTGATTATGGCTGGACCTGGAACTCCAATTACAACTGGGGGTGGGCGCCTTTCCACTATGGGCGCTGGGTGATGGATAACGCTTACGGCTGGATGTGGATACCAGGTACGGAATGGGCACCTGCGTGGGTGAACTGGCGTAGTGGTGCTGACTATTATGGTTGGGCGCCGATGGGCCCCGGGGTGAATATTGGTGTCAACATCAATATACCGATGAACCAGTGGGCGTTTATTCCCAGCCGTTATATGGGTGATCCGTACATGAACCGTTATTATGTGCCCTATGGCAGCTATAATAATTTCTTCGGTAGGACGACGGTCATTAACAACACTTATGTGATCAACAACCGGCGGTATTACCGGGGTCCGGATGTGCGGGAGGTAGAGAACATTACCCGTCGTCGTATAGAGCCGGTGCGGGTGGTTAACAATGGCCGTCCGGGGGCAAGTTTGACCCGTGATGAGTATCGTACTTACCGTCCGGAGCTGAATAACGGGCCCGTGAGGTCGAGTGCGGGTAATACCCGTGGTGACGGTACTTCACAGCCGGTAGATAATAACAGGATAGGCCCTCGCCGGAGCTGGGACCGTGGTAATGTGGATAATAGTCGACCGATGCCTACGGCACCTGAAGGCAGCCGGCCGAGGAGGATACTGGAGCAACCTGGTAATGGTACGGTCTCTCCTACTCCGGCACCTAACAACAATAATAACAATGGGGAGTTCAGGCCACGCAGGATCTATGAGGACAGGCCTACAGCGCCGGAGCGTCCGACGCCAGCGCCTACACCATCGGCGCCTGTGCCTAGAAGAGTGTTTGAGCAGCAGCCCTCCCAGCCAAGGCCACAGCCTCAAGCACAGCCACAGCCGCGTATGGAGACGAGGCCGGCACCTGCACCATCTTCTCCTGTCCCTGCCCCTGCGCCTAGCCGGAGAGCGGGTGCTACGAGAGGATAG
- a CDS encoding SMI1/KNR4 family protein produces MSFSTIRALYDITDNSYGFTGEEIAKEEQRLQSRLPTTLREYYLQLGKHEALNHTQDNLVLPEQLEIHDSGYLVIYTENQFVSMWGINTADLDKEDPPVYITHDDQEWHQESNTLSGFLLAMAYLQGLFAFPFNANKAGVTEEEAARVYDGWKPVGQTLSIWQVSFFQNDLEEIIAVMKSPEQVDVFVAAKTERRLEDISVQLDIDWDCYSPEDGDDWS; encoded by the coding sequence ATGTCATTTAGTACTATACGCGCACTGTATGATATTACAGACAATAGCTACGGATTTACAGGAGAAGAGATCGCAAAAGAAGAACAAAGACTACAGTCTCGTTTGCCCACAACCCTCAGGGAATACTACCTGCAGTTAGGCAAACATGAAGCCCTTAACCATACCCAGGACAACCTCGTCCTGCCCGAACAACTGGAAATACACGATAGCGGATACCTCGTTATCTATACCGAAAACCAGTTCGTGTCCATGTGGGGTATCAATACCGCCGACCTCGACAAAGAAGACCCCCCCGTATATATTACCCATGACGACCAGGAATGGCATCAGGAAAGTAATACCCTGTCCGGATTCCTCCTCGCGATGGCCTACCTCCAGGGACTGTTCGCCTTCCCCTTCAACGCCAACAAAGCAGGCGTGACCGAAGAAGAGGCCGCCCGCGTCTACGATGGCTGGAAGCCCGTAGGCCAAACCCTGTCCATCTGGCAGGTGTCTTTCTTCCAGAATGACCTCGAAGAAATCATCGCCGTCATGAAAAGCCCCGAACAGGTAGATGTGTTCGTCGCCGCCAAAACCGAACGCCGCCTGGAAGATATCAGCGTCCAGCTAGATATCGACTGGGATTGCTACTCTCCCGAAGATGGGGACGATTGGTCATAA